A DNA window from Arachis duranensis cultivar V14167 chromosome 3, aradu.V14167.gnm2.J7QH, whole genome shotgun sequence contains the following coding sequences:
- the LOC107481644 gene encoding glycerol-3-phosphate acyltransferase 9 — protein MMRKTNPKSQSTELELDQPNIEDYLPSGHTIHQEPHGKLRLCDLLDISPTLSEAAGAIVDDSFLRCFKSIRSEPWNWNVYLFPLWCFGVVIRYLVLFPARVLLLSFGWMIFLSAFIPVHLLLKRDNSVRKNIERCLVEMICGFFVASWTGVVKYHGPRPSMRPKQVFVANHTSMIDFIILEQMTAFAVIMQKHPGWVGLLQNTILESVGCIWFNRTEAKDREIVARKLREHVQGADNNPLLIFPEGTCVNNHYSVMFKKGAFELGCTVCPVAIKYNKIFVDAFWNSRKQSFTKHLLQLMTSWAVVCDVWYLEPQNQKPGETSIEFAERVREIISQRAGLKMVPWDGYLKYSRPSPKLREGKQRNFVESVLRRLEEK, from the exons ATGATGAGGAAGACCAATCCCAAGTCTCAAAGTACTGAATTGGAACTTGATCAACCTAACATTGAAGATTACCTACCTTCTGGACACACCATTCATCAAGAGCCTCATGGAAAGCTTCGCCT GTGTGATTTGCTTGACATTTCTCCTACTCTATCTGAGGCTGCGGGTGCTATTGTAGAT GATTCATTCTTAAGGTGCTTCAAGTCAATTCGATCAGAACCTTGGAACTGGaatgtttatttatttccttTGTGGTGCTTTGGAGTTGTAATTCGATATTTGGTTCTGTTCCCTGCAAG GGTTCTACTGTTGTCATTCGGATGGATGATATTCCTTTCAGCTTTCATTCCAGTGCACCTTCTCTTGAAGAGAGATAATAGCGTGCGGAAAAATATTGAg AGATGTTTGGTGGAGATGATATGCGGTTTCTTTGTTGCATCCTGGACTGGGGTTGTCAAGTACCATGGGCCACGGCCTAGCATGCGACCAAAGCAG GTTTTTGTGGCCAACCATACTTCCATGATTGATTTCATTATCTTAGAACAGATGACTGCATTTGCTGTTATTATGCAGAAGCATCCAGGATGGGTTG GATTGTTGCAGAACACCATTTTGGAGAGTGTAGGGTGTATCTGGTTCAATCGGACAGAGGCAAAGGATCGAGAAATTGTGGCAAGGAA ATTGAGGGAACATGTTCAAGGAGCTGACAATAACCCTCTTCTCATATTTCCTGAAGGAACTTGTGTAAATAATCACTACTCTGTGATGTTCAAGAAG GGTGCATTCGAACTTGGATGCACAGTTTGCCCAGTAGCCATCAAgtacaataaaatttttgtagaTGCATTTTGGAATAGTCGCAA GCAATCATTCACTAAGCATCTGCTGCAATTAATGACATCTTGGGCTGTTGTCTGTGATGTTTGGTACTTGGAGCCACAGAATCAGAAGCCAGGAGAGACATCCATTGAATTTGCAGAGAG GGTGAGAGAGATAATCTCACAACGTGCTGGCCTAAAAATGGTTCCTTGGGATGGATATCTAAAGTATTCTCGCCCCAGCCCGAAGCTTAGAGAAGGAAA GCAACGAAACTTTGTTGAGTCTGTGCTCCGGCGCTTGGAAGAAAAGTAA
- the LOC107481643 gene encoding WD-40 repeat-containing protein MSI1 produces the protein MGKEEEEMRGEIEERLINEEYKIWKKNTPFLYDLVITHALEWPSLTVEWLPDRDEPPGKDYSVQKMILGTHTSENEPNYLMLAQVQLPLDEAENDSRHYDDDRPDLGGFGAANGKVQIIQQINHDGEVNRARYMPQNPFIIATKTVSAEVYVFDYSRHLSKPPLDGACNPDLRLRGHNTEGYGLSWSKFKQGHLLSGSDDAQICLWDINATPKNKTLEASQIFKVHEGVVEDVAWHLRHEYLFGSVGDDQYLLIWDLRTPSVTKPVQSVVAHSSEVNCLAFNPFNEWVVATGSTDKTVKLFDLRKISTALHTFDCHKEEVFQVGWNPKNETILASCCLGRRLMVWDLSRIDEEQSPEDAEDGPPELLFIHGGHTSKISDFSWNPCEDWVVASVAEDNILQIWQMAENIYHDEDDLPEESTKAS, from the exons ATggggaaggaggaggaggagatgaGAGGTGAAATAGAAGAGAGGTTAATAAACGAAGAGTACAAGATTTGGAAAAAGAACACTCCTTTTCTCTACGACCTTGTTATAACCCACGCGCTCGAGTGGCCTTCTCTCACCGTTGAATGGCTTCCCGACAGGGACGAGCCGCCGGGGAAGGACTACTCCGTTCAGAAGATGATTCTTGGGACCCACACATCTGAGAACGAGCCCAACTACCTCATGCTCGCTCAGGTCCAGCTCCCTCTCGACGAGGCCGAGAACGATTCCCGCCACTACGACGACGACCGCCCCGACCTCGGTGGCTTTGGCGCCGCCAACGGCAAG GTGCAAATAATCCAGCAGATAAATCATGATGGAGAGGTTAATAGAGCTCGTTACATGCCTCAGAACCCCTTTATTATTGCCACTAAGACTGTCAGTGCCGAGGTTTATGTCTTTGATTACAGCAGGCATCTGTCTAAGCCTCCTCTAGATGGGGCATGTAACCCTGATCTTAGATTGAGAGGTCACAATACCGAAGGGTATGGCTTGTCATGGAGCAAGTTCAAGCAGGGACATTTGCTGAGTGGCTCCGATGATGCTCAGATATGCTTGTGGGATATTAATGCAACTCCCAAGAATAAAACCCTTGAAGCTAGTCAGATATTCAAg GTTCATGAAGGTGTTGTGGAGGATGTGGCTTGGCATTTGAGGCATGAGTACTTATTTGGTTCTGTTGGTGATGATCAATATTTGCTTATATGGGATCTCCGAACACCATCAGTCACCAAACCTGTCCAATCTGTTGTTGCCCATTCAAGTGAG GTTAACTGCTTGGCTTTCAATCCCTTTAATGAATGGGTTGTTGCTACTGGTTCCACTGATAAAACTGTGAAGCTATTTGATCTGCGCAAGATTAGTACTGCTCTTCACACCTTTGATTGTCACAA GGAGGAAGTATTCCAGGTTGGTTGGAATCCAAAGAATGAGACAATCTTGGCTTCTTGTTGTCTTGGTAGGAGACTCATGGTGTGGGATCTTAGCAG GATTGATGAAGAGCAGTCACCAGAAGATGCGGAAGATGGTCCACCAGAACTGCTTTTTATTCATGGTGGCCATACAAGTAAAATATCTGACTTCTCTTGGAACCCATGTGAAGATTGGGTGGTTGCTAGTGTGGCTGAAGACAACATACTTCAAATATGGCAGATGGCAGAGAACATATACCATGACGAAGATGATCTGCCGGAAGAGTCCACTAAGGCTTCTTAA
- the LOC107481641 gene encoding aspartate carbamoyltransferase 3, chloroplastic isoform X2: protein MAATSLFSCSMHTEMLAPKTLKGSDVLCCPKSNFLSMKKSSKLEQMKTILQTDGIHSNALKVERAPYFSVGQKFQLDDVIEAQQFDRDILNAIFEVAQEMESIEKNSPGSQILKGYLMATLFYEPSTRTRLSFESAMKRLGGEVLTTENAREFSSAAKGETLEDTIRTVEGYSDIIVMRHFESGAARRAAVTAGIPIINAGDGPGQHPTQALLDVYTIQREIGKLDSIKVGLVGDLANGRTVRSLAYLLAKYKDVKIYFVAPDVVKMKDDIKEYLTSKGVKWEESADLMEVASECDVVYQTRIQKERFGERVDLYEKARGKYIVNKDVLKVMQTHAVVMHPLPRLDEITVDVDADPRAAYFRQAKNGLYIRMALLKLLLVGW from the exons ATGGCTGCTACTTCTCTTTTCTCCTGCTCAATGCATACAGAAATGCTTGCTCCAAAGACATTAAAAGGCTCAGATGTTTT ATGCTGTCCAAAATCGAATTTTTTAAGTATGAAGAAGTCATCAAAATTGGAACAAATGAAAACAATCTTGCAAACGGATGGAATTCATTCCAATGCTTTGAAAGTTGAACGTGCACCTTACTTTTCAGTGGGACAAAAATTTCAACTCGATGATGTTATTGAAGCTCAACAGTTTGATAGGGACATTCTAAATGCCATTTTTGAAGTTGCACAAGAGATGGAGAGTATTGAAAAGAATTCTCCTGGTAGCCAAATTTTAAAAGGTTATCTTATGGCCACCTTATTCTATGAGCCCTCTACCAGAACTAGACTTTCATTTGAGTCTGCCATGAAAAGACTCGGTGGAGAGGTTTTAACAACTGAAAATGCAAGAGAATTTTCATCGGCTGCCAAAGGAGAGACACTCGAAG ATACAATACGAACAGTTGAGGGTTACTCTGATATAATTGTGATGCGGCACTTTGAAAGTGGTGCTGCCAGAAGAGCAGCTGTTACAGCTGGCATTCCAATAATCAATGCAGGGGATGGTCCTGGACAGCATCCTACCCAG GCACTTTTAGATGTCTACACTATTcaaagagagattgggaagctTGACAGTATAAAAGTTGGGCTTGTGGGAGACCTTGCTAATGGGAGGACAGTTCGTTCATTGGCATACTTGCTTGCCAAGTACAAGGACGTGAAAATCTATTTTGTAGCACCTGATGTGGTTAAAATGAAG GATGATATAAAAGAGTATTTGACATCAAAGGGAGTGAAGTGGGAAGAAAGCGCTGATTTAATGGAAGTGGCGTCAGAGTGTGATGTGGTTTATCAAACTCGTATTCAAAAAGAACGATTTGGTGAAAGAGTTGACCTTTATGAAAAGGCTAGAGGCAAGTACATTGTGAATAAGGATGTTCTAAAGGTGATGCAGACTCATGCTGTGGTCATGCACCCTCTTCCTAGGCTTGATGAA ATCACAGTGGATGTTGATGCTGATCCAAGGGCTGCTTACTTTAGGCAGGCCAAAAATGGTCTATATATTCGGATGGCACTTCTGAAACTCTTGCTTGTTGGTTGGTAA
- the LOC107481641 gene encoding aspartate carbamoyltransferase 3, chloroplastic isoform X1 has product MAATSLFSCSMHTEMLAPKTLKGSDVLCCHIKSSYMEPGYLKSTCCPKSNFLSMKKSSKLEQMKTILQTDGIHSNALKVERAPYFSVGQKFQLDDVIEAQQFDRDILNAIFEVAQEMESIEKNSPGSQILKGYLMATLFYEPSTRTRLSFESAMKRLGGEVLTTENAREFSSAAKGETLEDTIRTVEGYSDIIVMRHFESGAARRAAVTAGIPIINAGDGPGQHPTQALLDVYTIQREIGKLDSIKVGLVGDLANGRTVRSLAYLLAKYKDVKIYFVAPDVVKMKDDIKEYLTSKGVKWEESADLMEVASECDVVYQTRIQKERFGERVDLYEKARGKYIVNKDVLKVMQTHAVVMHPLPRLDEITVDVDADPRAAYFRQAKNGLYIRMALLKLLLVGW; this is encoded by the exons ATGGCTGCTACTTCTCTTTTCTCCTGCTCAATGCATACAGAAATGCTTGCTCCAAAGACATTAAAAGGCTCAGATGTTTTATGCTGTCATATCAAAAGCTCCTATATGGAACCTGGTTATTTAAAATCAACATGCTGTCCAAAATCGAATTTTTTAAGTATGAAGAAGTCATCAAAATTGGAACAAATGAAAACAATCTTGCAAACGGATGGAATTCATTCCAATGCTTTGAAAGTTGAACGTGCACCTTACTTTTCAGTGGGACAAAAATTTCAACTCGATGATGTTATTGAAGCTCAACAGTTTGATAGGGACATTCTAAATGCCATTTTTGAAGTTGCACAAGAGATGGAGAGTATTGAAAAGAATTCTCCTGGTAGCCAAATTTTAAAAGGTTATCTTATGGCCACCTTATTCTATGAGCCCTCTACCAGAACTAGACTTTCATTTGAGTCTGCCATGAAAAGACTCGGTGGAGAGGTTTTAACAACTGAAAATGCAAGAGAATTTTCATCGGCTGCCAAAGGAGAGACACTCGAAG ATACAATACGAACAGTTGAGGGTTACTCTGATATAATTGTGATGCGGCACTTTGAAAGTGGTGCTGCCAGAAGAGCAGCTGTTACAGCTGGCATTCCAATAATCAATGCAGGGGATGGTCCTGGACAGCATCCTACCCAG GCACTTTTAGATGTCTACACTATTcaaagagagattgggaagctTGACAGTATAAAAGTTGGGCTTGTGGGAGACCTTGCTAATGGGAGGACAGTTCGTTCATTGGCATACTTGCTTGCCAAGTACAAGGACGTGAAAATCTATTTTGTAGCACCTGATGTGGTTAAAATGAAG GATGATATAAAAGAGTATTTGACATCAAAGGGAGTGAAGTGGGAAGAAAGCGCTGATTTAATGGAAGTGGCGTCAGAGTGTGATGTGGTTTATCAAACTCGTATTCAAAAAGAACGATTTGGTGAAAGAGTTGACCTTTATGAAAAGGCTAGAGGCAAGTACATTGTGAATAAGGATGTTCTAAAGGTGATGCAGACTCATGCTGTGGTCATGCACCCTCTTCCTAGGCTTGATGAA ATCACAGTGGATGTTGATGCTGATCCAAGGGCTGCTTACTTTAGGCAGGCCAAAAATGGTCTATATATTCGGATGGCACTTCTGAAACTCTTGCTTGTTGGTTGGTAA
- the LOC107481642 gene encoding uncharacterized protein LOC107481642, protein MDLAPEELQFLNIPEILRESISIPKRSPKTFYLITLTLIFPLSFAILAHSLFTHPLLAQLQNPYQDSDQANHEWTLLLTIQFCYLLFLFAFSLLSTAAVVFTVASLYTNKAVSFSSTISAIPKVFKRLFITYLWVTLLMFIYNFVFVISLVLLIIAIDTQNSFLLFFAVIVILLLFLVAHVYITALWHLASVVSVLEPIYGIAAMKKSYELLKGRIKYAAVLVSAYLVVCGIIGGVFSGVVVHGGDSYGVFTRIVVGGFLVGVLVIVNLVGLLAQSVFYYVCKSYHHQGIDKSALHDHLGGYLGEYVPLKSSIQMENLDV, encoded by the coding sequence ATGGATCTAGCACCAGAGGAGCTGCAATTCCTGAACATTCCAGAAATCTTGAGAGAATCAATCTCAATTCCGAAGAGATCACCGAAGACATTCTATCTcataaccctaaccctaattttcccTCTCTCATTCGCAATCCTCGCACACTCACTCTTCACACACCCACTCCTCGCTCAGCTCCAGAACCCTTATCAGGATTCTGACCAAGCTAACCATGAATGGACCCTTCTCCTCACAATCCAGTTCTGCTACCTTCTCTTCCTCTTCgccttctctctcctctccaCCGCCGCCGTCGTCTTCACCGTCGCTTCCCTCTACACCAACAAAGCTGTCTCCTTTTCCTCCACCATCTCCGCAATCCCCAAAGTCTTCAAGCGTTTGTTCATCACTTACCTCTGGGTCACGCTTTTGATGTTCATCTATAACTTTGTCTTCGTGATTTCCTTGGTTTTGCTTATTATAGCAATTGATACACAGAACTCGTTTCTGCTGTTTTTCGCGGTTATTGTGATCCTTTTATTGTTTCTCGTTGCTCATGTGTATATTACTGCGTTATGGCATTTGGCTAGTGTTGTGTCGGTGCTGGAACCGATTTATGGTATTGCTGCTATGAAGAAGAGCTATGAGTTGTTGAAGGGTAGGATCAAGTATGCTGCGGTTTTGGTTTCTGCTTACTTGGTTGTATGTGGCATAATCGGTGGGGTGTTCAGTGGGGTGGTAGTGCACGGTGGAGATAGCTATGGGGTCTTTACTAGGATTGTGGTTGGTGGATTCTTGGTGGGTGTGTTGGTCATTGTGAATTTGGTGGGATTGTTGGCGCAGAGCGTTTTCTACTATGTTTGCAAGAGTTACCATCACCAAGGGATTGATAAGAGTGCTTTACATGATCATCTTGGTGGATACCTTGGAGAGTATGTGCCTCTCAAGAGCAGCATTCAAATGGAGAATCTGGATGTATGa